CCATTGATTTCTTTGCATAGCGGTATTCGGAAGGGTATGGCGGACATTCATCGAACGCCATTATAATGTCGGCACCAATGGTACGCTGGATGTCCATGACATTTTCCGGCGTAAAGAGATGGCGGGAGCCATCAATATGGGACTGGAACAGGCAGCCTTCTTCCTTTATCTTCCTGTTGGCCGCCAGGGAGAACACCTGGTAACCACCACTATCGGTCAGCATGGGTCTGTCCCATCCGTTGAACTTATGCAGTCCGCCGGCTTTTGACAATACGTCCATGCCGGGACGGAGGTACAGATGATAGGTATTTCCCAGAATGATCTGCGCTTTCACATCATCGCGCAACTGCTCCTGCGTCACGGCCTTCACACTACCTACTGTACCTACAGGCATGAAGATAGGCGTTTCGATTGTCCCGTGGTCAGTGGTGAGCACGCCTGCCCGGGCTTTACTGTTGCTGTCTGTTGTTGTCAGTTCAAAAATCATCTCGGTAATACTGAATGCTTGAGGCTATTCCTGCCATTTTCAGGGGGCAAAAATAAGGGGAAATATGCAGAACGCCGCATGCAGGCACCGGAAGCAATCAGCTGCTGTATTCGAAAAAGCAGACTTTGACTTCCAAAAATCTTTTTTTCCACAGGCTTATACAGATAATCAAAAACGTATATATTTGCTATGCTATGATGTATAACTTGGGCTTAGTAGCCTTTTACGCTTTTGCTACCGTGGCAGCCATACAAATATTGTATTACCTGATCTTCTTTTCCCGCGTAGCTTTTTATCGCCGTACCTTCGAGAATGATATCGCTCCGGATACAGAATGCTCTGTTATCATCTGTGCCAAAGACGAGGAGCTGAATCTTCAGAAAAATCTGCCGTCGGTCCTGCAACAGCGCTATCATGGCAAAAAGAAACCGGCTTACGAGGTGATAGTTGTCAATGACAATTCTGAGGACGACACTAAATATTACCTTCGTTCTATCGAACCAGGATACCCACATTACCGCCATATCGAGATCAAACAAGCCGCCAAGTTCATACCCGGCAAAAAATTCCCGCTCTCAATGGGCATCAGAAGTGCCAAAAACGAAAACATATTACTGACGGATGCGGATTGCAAACCTTCCAGCACCTATTGGTTAGCACTGATGAGCCAGGGATTTACCGATGGGAAAGAGATCGTCCTGGGTTACAGCCCATATGAGAAAAAGCCTGGTCTGCTGAACAAAGTGATCCGTTATGAGACTTACTTCAGCGCCTTACAGTACCTCTCCTTCGCACTCAGCGGTATTACATATATGGGTGTCGGCCGTAACCTGGCTTATAAACGCGAACTGTTCAACCGTCATAAAGGCTTTACAGCTCACCATCATATAGCATCCGGCGATGATGATCTGTTTGTGAATGCTGCTGCCAACCGTCATAACGTAAGCGTAGTGATCGACAAGCAGGCATTTACCTACTCAGAGCCAAAGACTACCTGGAGAAAATGGTTCCAGCAGAAGACCCGGCATATGTCAACCGGAAAACACTACCGTTTCAGCCATAAAGTGCTCCTGGGGTTATTCTCGCTGACACATTTCCTGTTCTACCCACTGTTCTTCGGCTGCCTGTTTTATGAGCCATTACGGGTATATACACTGAGCGTATTCGGTGGCAAAATGCTGCTGCAGTCCGTAATATCCTTTATGGCCATGCGTAAACTGGATGAGGGAGATCTTTTCAAGTTCAGCTGGTTCATGGATTTCTTCATGTTCATTTACTATTTGATCTTCACGCCAGCCCTGCTGTTCAAGTCAAAAAACAGATGGTAATAAGATCTTAAAAAATACATTGGCGGCCGTCTCAACAGAGACGGCCGTTTTTTATTGCGGCAACCTCTTTACATTTGCACCAATTTACAGCGCATAATATATCATGGAAATCGTACTCAAATACTTCTCAGACTTTACGGATACACAGTTACAGCAATTACAGGCATTGAGCGGCCTTTACCAGGAATGGAACGAGAAGATCAATGTAATATCCCGTAAGGATATTGAATCACTATACGAGAAACATGTACTACACTCCCTCAGTATTGCGGCTGTAGCCGAGTTCCCGGACGGTATGCAGATCCTGGACCTGGGTACCGGTGGTGGATTCCCGGGTATTCCCCTGGCTATCTTTTTCCCGCAGGTGAAGTTCCACCTGGTAGATTCTATTGGGAAAAAGATCAAGGTGGTGCAGGGCGTATCTGAGGCACTGGGCCTGCAGAACGTTACTTACCAACATACCCGTGTGGAAGAGATCAAAGACCGTAAATTCGACCTGGTCGTGTCCCGTGCGGTAGCACCCCTCAAAGATCTGTGGCGCTGGAGCAAACCAGTACTGAAAAAAGCCCCGGCCCACGAACAACAACCTGGCCTCATATGTCTCAAAGGTGGTGACCTCACCGAAGAAGTAGCCGAAAGTGGTGTACGCCCCCGCCTCACCAATATCTATAAGTTGTTCCCGGAAGATTTTTTCCTGGAAAAACATATTGTTGTGGTAAATAAATAACTGATAATCAAACTCCATCCTGAATCAGCGCTAAAAATCTTACAAAAACTTTGTAAACTGTAAAATATCGATCCGGTTTTTTCGTCTCCCTTAGTAAGATGAAAGAATTGCTCCTTAAAAAAACGCCTCTGGCTATGGCTGCAGAACAAAATGAGCGCATCCAGGAAACGGTGCGACAGGAGCGCAAACGCTTGCTTCACTTTATCCGGAAACGGGTGAACAA
The DNA window shown above is from Chitinophaga agri and carries:
- a CDS encoding glycosyltransferase, yielding MMYNLGLVAFYAFATVAAIQILYYLIFFSRVAFYRRTFENDIAPDTECSVIICAKDEELNLQKNLPSVLQQRYHGKKKPAYEVIVVNDNSEDDTKYYLRSIEPGYPHYRHIEIKQAAKFIPGKKFPLSMGIRSAKNENILLTDADCKPSSTYWLALMSQGFTDGKEIVLGYSPYEKKPGLLNKVIRYETYFSALQYLSFALSGITYMGVGRNLAYKRELFNRHKGFTAHHHIASGDDDLFVNAAANRHNVSVVIDKQAFTYSEPKTTWRKWFQQKTRHMSTGKHYRFSHKVLLGLFSLTHFLFYPLFFGCLFYEPLRVYTLSVFGGKMLLQSVISFMAMRKLDEGDLFKFSWFMDFFMFIYYLIFTPALLFKSKNRW
- the rsmG gene encoding 16S rRNA (guanine(527)-N(7))-methyltransferase RsmG: MEIVLKYFSDFTDTQLQQLQALSGLYQEWNEKINVISRKDIESLYEKHVLHSLSIAAVAEFPDGMQILDLGTGGGFPGIPLAIFFPQVKFHLVDSIGKKIKVVQGVSEALGLQNVTYQHTRVEEIKDRKFDLVVSRAVAPLKDLWRWSKPVLKKAPAHEQQPGLICLKGGDLTEEVAESGVRPRLTNIYKLFPEDFFLEKHIVVVNK